In Candidatus Melainabacteria bacterium, a single window of DNA contains:
- a CDS encoding BON domain-containing protein: protein MKKMTLAIAASLLSLNYSALPMQADEIKADNTKRNAREISDSKPTAQNQANDKASVERSATLRKAIMKKKGLSVNAQNVKLIDENGKMTLRGPVDSVREKSIIESLAKNCYGKDYVSELEIVAPK, encoded by the coding sequence ATGAAAAAAATGACATTAGCTATTGCAGCATCTTTGCTCTCACTAAACTACAGCGCTCTGCCGATGCAAGCAGACGAGATAAAAGCTGACAACACTAAACGAAATGCCAGAGAAATCAGTGATAGCAAGCCGACGGCTCAAAACCAGGCGAATGATAAGGCTTCAGTCGAGAGATCGGCAACGCTGCGTAAAGCAATCATGAAAAAGAAAGGACTGTCGGTTAATGCGCAAAATGTCAAACTCATTGACGAAAATGGAAAAATGACTCTCCGCGGACCGGTCGACAGCGTCAGGGAAAAAAGCATCATCGAAAGTCTAGCGAAAAATTGCTACGGCAAAGACTACGTCAGCGAACTGGAAATAGTCGCTCCTAAGTAG
- a CDS encoding tetratricopeptide repeat protein, whose product MKTPICLAALLFVGVCFPPQAGAYDPNDKVLKEALQLYNGGHVERAIPLFLQDLKDNPNNGTAHYYLGMALKEHGADANAISELELAAKLLPAGVTQELAKKALHGGFEEDPIVPSTPTAPAKAAPAQPQNWFSPILNFFQPPPKSAEPRAPVFVTPSLPAFPDLVSPMGDAWKSTKHWIRGQGKAVRSLGKKPSDARQTRNGEPDVIPMGEMLNLADDSHALPGHKQSHPGGVVVFEQAPENSLSWDNWIRRFRKTFDAQVFRYLFKDAKDERTGIASVIFSVDSKGHLRGAVYSATADDTLQQCLLKAIRDLDKSYILAFPPESGISGWNFRMTWNFGKALTFVQMVRERRAKLAAVPPPVIKIDTAAMIKKMKQDQLSAQAKKLAEQKRLAKTKMAVRVPPPPVVKTDVNAQLVKPVELKANALKLSDMPPLPKNAKPLTREDMDEFNILNQDVSGLFH is encoded by the coding sequence ATGAAGACCCCGATTTGCCTAGCGGCGCTTTTGTTTGTTGGAGTATGTTTTCCGCCACAAGCGGGAGCATATGATCCCAACGATAAGGTGCTCAAAGAAGCGCTCCAGCTGTATAACGGTGGTCATGTGGAACGGGCGATTCCGCTCTTTTTGCAAGACTTAAAAGATAATCCGAATAACGGAACGGCTCATTATTACCTGGGCATGGCGCTGAAAGAACATGGCGCCGATGCAAATGCAATCAGTGAGCTGGAATTAGCCGCAAAATTGTTGCCGGCGGGTGTTACCCAGGAGCTGGCTAAAAAGGCGCTGCATGGTGGATTTGAAGAAGATCCGATTGTGCCTTCAACGCCTACAGCCCCTGCTAAAGCGGCTCCGGCACAACCTCAAAATTGGTTTTCGCCAATTCTCAATTTTTTTCAGCCGCCGCCTAAGTCTGCTGAGCCCAGGGCTCCAGTCTTTGTCACTCCGAGCCTGCCTGCATTTCCAGACCTGGTCAGTCCCATGGGTGATGCCTGGAAAAGCACGAAGCACTGGATTCGCGGTCAGGGAAAGGCGGTTCGCAGCCTTGGAAAGAAACCTTCAGACGCCCGTCAGACACGAAACGGCGAGCCAGACGTCATACCGATGGGCGAAATGTTGAACCTTGCCGACGACAGCCACGCGCTTCCCGGGCACAAGCAAAGCCACCCTGGCGGCGTAGTAGTCTTTGAGCAAGCGCCTGAAAATTCCCTCTCCTGGGATAACTGGATCAGGCGATTCCGGAAAACTTTCGACGCCCAGGTTTTCCGATATCTTTTCAAGGATGCAAAGGACGAGAGAACTGGTATTGCCAGTGTCATATTCAGTGTGGACAGCAAGGGGCATTTGCGTGGAGCCGTCTACTCTGCCACCGCGGATGATACCTTGCAGCAATGTTTGCTAAAAGCTATCCGCGACCTTGATAAGTCGTATATTCTGGCTTTTCCACCGGAAAGCGGAATTTCGGGCTGGAATTTTAGAATGACCTGGAATTTCGGCAAAGCGCTTACTTTTGTGCAAATGGTACGGGAACGGCGCGCTAAGTTGGCAGCGGTGCCGCCGCCGGTGATCAAAATTGATACAGCCGCGATGATCAAGAAGATGAAGCAAGATCAGCTTTCCGCTCAGGCAAAGAAATTAGCAGAGCAAAAGCGTCTTGCTAAGACCAAAATGGCCGTACGAGTGCCGCCACCACCAGTGGTGAAGACTGATGTCAATGCACAATTAGTGAAACCAGTAGAGCTGAAGGCAAACGCCCTCAAACTCTCTGATATGCCGCCGTTGCCTAAGAATGCAAAACCGCTCACAAGAGAAGACATGGATGAGTTCAACATTCTCAATCAAGACGTCAGCGGTCTCTTTCACTAA
- a CDS encoding class A beta-lactamase-related serine hydrolase yields the protein MKKGEKNPNASAVLKTHFNLIQNACKAPSLAYGITFGNKKIAAHNNTLQFRIASMSKSFTAAAVLLLRDRNKLQLDQPVGDIVPELKNLPLPTSDSPKVTIRHLLTMSSGLATDDPWGDRHLDADHEFLQKLFADGGYFAEPPGTDFCYSNYGYAILGRVISNASSQSFQEFISQEILAPIGMHSTGWTPLAHHATPHRRREGAAIDEGSPPLGDGGFASMGGLWSNVDDLLLWANFMLNAFPARDGKDEGPLCRASRREMQQISRAVRRTSAPGLSQRNIFAGYGMGLRIFDDTKLGYLVTHSGGLPGYGTNMIWHPERQVALIALANITYAPMFDANYIALETLLAEGLLPAPRVRPTAALQRHAEALIAWLNDWSDERAQKIFADNVALDESLRRRKQDFEVFSEIKRPLKCGEIVAQNAACADVTVLDGDGEEALSLSFKLSPQVPPLIQYYEVTELVQAKEKVAK from the coding sequence GTGAAAAAGGGCGAGAAAAATCCGAACGCTTCAGCGGTGCTGAAGACACACTTCAATTTGATTCAAAACGCCTGCAAAGCGCCGAGCCTGGCGTACGGAATCACCTTCGGCAACAAAAAAATCGCTGCACACAACAATACTCTGCAATTCCGCATTGCCTCCATGAGTAAAAGCTTTACAGCGGCGGCAGTGCTGTTGCTCAGAGATCGAAACAAGCTACAGCTAGACCAACCTGTAGGCGACATCGTTCCTGAATTGAAGAATTTGCCTCTTCCAACCAGCGACTCCCCCAAAGTAACAATCAGGCATCTGCTGACGATGTCTTCAGGACTGGCGACCGACGACCCATGGGGCGATAGGCACCTCGACGCAGACCATGAATTTCTGCAGAAGCTCTTCGCTGATGGCGGCTATTTTGCGGAACCACCCGGCACAGATTTTTGTTACTCGAATTACGGATACGCGATTCTCGGACGCGTTATCAGTAATGCGTCAAGTCAATCGTTTCAAGAGTTCATCAGTCAAGAAATTCTGGCACCTATAGGAATGCATTCGACTGGATGGACGCCATTGGCACACCACGCAACGCCGCACAGACGCAGAGAAGGAGCGGCAATCGATGAGGGCTCGCCGCCACTCGGAGACGGCGGGTTTGCCTCTATGGGAGGACTGTGGAGTAATGTCGATGACTTGTTGCTCTGGGCCAACTTTATGTTGAATGCTTTTCCGGCAAGAGATGGAAAAGATGAGGGTCCATTATGTCGAGCCAGTCGCAGAGAGATGCAGCAGATATCTCGTGCAGTAAGACGGACGAGCGCACCGGGTCTTTCGCAACGAAATATATTCGCCGGATACGGCATGGGGCTGCGCATATTTGATGACACCAAACTCGGTTACCTGGTTACACACTCAGGTGGTTTGCCCGGATACGGAACGAATATGATCTGGCACCCGGAGCGGCAAGTCGCACTAATTGCACTGGCGAATATTACCTACGCACCAATGTTCGACGCGAATTACATTGCCCTTGAGACCTTGCTGGCCGAAGGCTTACTTCCCGCACCCAGAGTACGTCCGACCGCTGCTCTACAAAGACATGCCGAGGCTCTTATCGCCTGGCTGAACGATTGGAGCGACGAGCGGGCGCAGAAAATTTTCGCGGATAACGTAGCACTCGACGAATCTTTGCGACGTCGGAAACAAGATTTCGAAGTCTTCTCCGAGATAAAACGCCCGCTCAAGTGCGGTGAAATCGTCGCCCAGAACGCCGCTTGCGCCGATGTTACAGTCCTCGACGGGGACGGCGAAGAAGCTTTGAGCTTATCCTTCAAACTGTCACCACAGGTGCCACCACTTATCCAGTATTACGAAGTCACAGAACTCGTTCAGGCAAAAGAAAAGGTAGCCAAATAA
- a CDS encoding DUF3592 domain-containing protein: MDSEFEGNAVATANAKKQAGATSGIRFLIAGFVFLLVLFFYAWDYVDGLSYFRTVQSWPVTEGIIDRNTLAPVIPRDKVDPLQKTFAPPSEEQGIQYSYKVDGKDYSSTRLVAVQPRKFLQSLKMFYDMPDEKQLGTKYPVGTPVEVHYNPEVPSEACLDVTAGWKSRYIAICFSALTIVVPTIGFLLASLFILKAEAAGDVNRSET, from the coding sequence TTGGATTCGGAATTCGAGGGCAACGCAGTGGCTACCGCAAACGCTAAAAAGCAAGCTGGGGCGACTTCCGGAATACGGTTTCTGATTGCCGGTTTCGTTTTTCTCTTGGTTCTGTTCTTCTACGCCTGGGACTATGTGGACGGGCTCTCTTACTTTCGAACCGTGCAAAGCTGGCCGGTAACAGAAGGTATCATCGATCGAAATACATTGGCGCCTGTGATACCGCGCGACAAAGTCGACCCTTTGCAAAAAACCTTCGCTCCGCCTTCTGAGGAACAGGGAATTCAATATAGCTATAAAGTGGATGGCAAGGACTACAGCTCGACACGATTGGTAGCGGTGCAGCCACGCAAGTTTTTGCAGAGTCTGAAGATGTTTTACGACATGCCTGACGAGAAGCAGCTAGGCACAAAGTATCCAGTCGGCACTCCCGTTGAGGTTCATTACAATCCCGAAGTGCCATCGGAAGCTTGCCTGGATGTTACTGCCGGCTGGAAAAGTCGCTACATTGCTATTTGCTTCAGTGCATTGACAATCGTCGTTCCCACCATCGGTTTCCTGCTAGCCAGCCTGTTTATCCTGAAGGCTGAAGCTGCCGGAGATGTCAATCGCAGCGAAACTTAG
- a CDS encoding sodium:proline symporter, translated as MPMQIDFQIAIDLLVIAAYFCAVVFVGLVFGQKENSLESFALGGRSIPWWAVLASIIAAETSAATFLGTPGEGYKLVNYTYLQLVLGMIIGRIIVAFVFLRPFYERNVYSIYEYLQFRFGPGTRKAASAIFLVTRILASGARLYVAAIVLAVAFTLITGVQPSASQQFLIYLVSIVLITLITALYTAIGGIKAVIWTDCIQSSVMIGGAIGAIFVLLSQIPHAAVDQLLHSGKLSMITVGTDASASLLTNLGKILSADYTIWAALIGMTFTTLATHGTDQDMVQRMLTAPDYKKSRISLVLSGLADLPIGFIFLTIGILLNLYYQAHADAGLPTKTNEVFAYFILKQMPIGLRGLLIAGIFATAMGSLSAALNALATSYTRDFVQARAGHTEHTEDEVAVGDVRKFTYVFAGLVIVVAVATAYFVIAHPDSRIIPIVLGIFGYTYGSMLGIFLLGLLTKGRGTDTGNLIGMLVGFLVVAIYSGLASGTAEALGLKGVVALLAPVPVIGFPWRIMLGSLVTMACAAAFRSESKE; from the coding sequence ATGCCAATGCAAATTGACTTTCAAATTGCCATCGATTTGCTCGTCATCGCTGCATATTTCTGCGCCGTCGTTTTCGTCGGCCTTGTCTTTGGGCAAAAGGAAAATTCACTCGAATCGTTCGCACTCGGGGGTAGATCGATCCCCTGGTGGGCAGTGCTGGCATCCATCATTGCTGCCGAGACCAGCGCGGCTACGTTCCTGGGCACACCAGGCGAGGGATACAAACTCGTAAACTACACATATTTGCAGCTCGTGCTGGGCATGATCATCGGCCGGATTATAGTGGCATTTGTATTTCTTCGACCATTCTATGAACGCAATGTCTATTCAATTTATGAATACCTTCAATTTAGATTCGGACCGGGAACGCGAAAGGCTGCGTCGGCAATTTTTCTAGTGACGCGCATTCTCGCATCCGGAGCCAGATTGTACGTAGCGGCAATCGTGCTCGCAGTAGCATTCACACTGATTACCGGAGTACAACCGAGCGCATCGCAGCAATTCCTGATTTATCTTGTTTCAATAGTGCTGATCACATTGATCACTGCGCTTTACACGGCCATCGGCGGCATCAAAGCGGTTATCTGGACTGACTGTATCCAATCTTCAGTCATGATCGGCGGCGCCATAGGTGCAATATTTGTCCTGCTCTCGCAAATACCTCATGCGGCAGTAGACCAGCTTTTGCACAGCGGCAAGCTTTCCATGATTACCGTTGGCACAGATGCCAGCGCCAGCCTTTTGACCAACCTGGGCAAAATTCTCAGCGCTGACTACACAATTTGGGCGGCGCTGATCGGCATGACTTTCACGACGCTAGCAACGCACGGCACAGACCAGGACATGGTGCAGAGAATGCTCACTGCACCTGACTATAAGAAAAGTCGAATCTCGCTTGTTCTCTCTGGTCTGGCAGATCTTCCCATCGGATTCATTTTTCTGACAATCGGAATTTTGCTGAATCTCTACTATCAAGCCCACGCTGATGCAGGGCTGCCCACAAAAACAAATGAAGTCTTTGCCTACTTCATTCTCAAACAAATGCCAATCGGCTTGCGCGGTCTGCTCATCGCAGGCATCTTCGCTACTGCAATGGGTTCGCTCAGTGCGGCTTTAAATGCACTGGCAACAAGCTACACTCGCGATTTCGTTCAAGCCCGGGCTGGTCACACCGAACATACAGAGGATGAGGTGGCAGTCGGCGATGTGCGCAAATTCACTTATGTATTTGCCGGTCTGGTAATTGTGGTGGCAGTGGCAACAGCATATTTTGTCATCGCACATCCAGATTCTCGCATCATACCGATAGTTCTCGGCATCTTCGGATACACATACGGCTCGATGCTGGGAATCTTTTTGCTGGGACTACTCACTAAAGGGCGGGGCACGGATACCGGCAACTTAATAGGAATGCTGGTTGGCTTCCTTGTCGTGGCAATCTACAGCGGGCTCGCCTCAGGCACGGCGGAGGCGTTGGGGCTGAAGGGCGTTGTAGCGCTCCTGGCGCCTGTGCCAGTAATCGGCTTTCCCTGGCGCATCATGCTCGGCTCGCTGGTCACTATGGCTTGCGCCGCCGCCTTTCGAAGCGAATCAAAAGAGTAA
- a CDS encoding LysM peptidoglycan-binding domain-containing protein, protein MSNREVDNIVNDLQGMRSNQDFSRVAGQIREMQQNDPAHLQRNLDQINRSVDMRALGFPSDFRIAGVNEQGRLVTVSEDGRTVEQRDARNMRVESSAPAAPATERMGTREITNNPVDGSRSYTVRQNDTLWSVARDSLQQQNGQRPTNAQILEHVNTIARENNLADPNRVPIGTELRIPNAQEAQRRPGDAPQPPAQQRPDRPAGPYTPNLSPDNSELAPRNGASNPLAVPGLAGDRSRDPAVATREAGLSQRLENGSTVTNFTGKLNDGWVRDTRYTAQQTTDASGRLVRSVVNYETNFASNGADLTIRTPTGDQPIREVRQVETNFNARTGRYDTTISTNNGTTYRAVTGRDGRVISFEQVAAARQAN, encoded by the coding sequence ATGAGCAATCGCGAAGTAGACAATATCGTTAACGACCTGCAAGGGATGCGCAGCAACCAGGATTTCTCTCGTGTTGCTGGTCAGATCAGAGAAATGCAACAGAATGATCCTGCACACTTGCAGCGCAATCTGGATCAAATCAATAGAAGCGTTGACATGCGCGCCCTCGGGTTTCCCTCAGACTTCCGCATCGCCGGTGTAAACGAGCAGGGTCGCCTGGTCACCGTCAGTGAAGATGGACGCACGGTCGAACAACGCGATGCCCGTAACATGCGTGTCGAAAGCTCTGCTCCTGCAGCGCCAGCCACAGAACGCATGGGCACCCGCGAAATTACTAACAACCCCGTCGACGGAAGCCGCAGTTATACAGTTCGCCAAAACGACACACTCTGGTCCGTAGCGCGCGATTCTCTGCAACAACAGAATGGTCAACGTCCGACTAACGCTCAAATTCTCGAACACGTAAACACCATCGCTCGTGAAAACAATCTGGCAGACCCGAACCGTGTACCAATTGGAACCGAATTGCGCATTCCGAACGCGCAGGAAGCACAAAGACGCCCAGGCGATGCGCCACAACCACCTGCACAACAGCGCCCAGACAGACCAGCTGGTCCTTACACCCCGAATCTCTCACCAGATAATTCGGAACTTGCTCCTCGCAATGGTGCATCGAACCCGCTCGCTGTTCCGGGATTAGCTGGAGACCGCTCACGCGACCCAGCAGTGGCAACTAGAGAAGCAGGTCTGAGCCAGCGCCTGGAAAACGGCAGCACTGTTACTAACTTCACTGGCAAACTGAACGACGGATGGGTCCGCGATACCAGGTACACAGCCCAACAAACGACTGATGCATCCGGACGATTAGTACGCAGCGTCGTCAATTACGAAACCAATTTCGCCAGCAACGGTGCCGATCTCACCATCAGAACACCGACAGGAGACCAACCAATCAGAGAAGTACGTCAGGTCGAAACGAACTTCAACGCACGCACCGGACGCTATGACACGACAATCAGCACAAATAACGGAACCACTTATCGCGCCGTCACAGGCAGAGACGGTCGAGTAATTTCCTTCGAACAGGTGGCAGCAGCTCGTCAAGCAAACTAG
- a CDS encoding galactose mutarotase, with protein sequence MNTNLKAEIFGTLADGRKAELFTLINRGGARAKVTNYGATLTELWVPNSQGEFANIAIGFDNLQDYLDCKCYYGATVGRYANRIARGKFMLDGKEYKLALNNKTCTLHGGNVGFDKALWDASQTDEKTVVFTHLSKDMDEGFPGNLSARVTYKLTDDNKLEIEFQATTDRPTIVNMTNHAYFNLHGVAIGNILDHELLIHADHYVPVDDALIPTGELKEVAGTPFDFRQFHTIGERHEEAGGGYDHNFCFRNWEDSTALKAELKASGRRLKIYATQPGLQIFTSQSFHELGDKSPYYDFSGIALETQHFPDSINQKNFPGNTILRPGEEYLERYTLDFTP encoded by the coding sequence ATGAATACAAATTTGAAAGCCGAAATTTTTGGAACTCTAGCCGACGGCAGAAAAGCCGAACTCTTCACGCTGATCAACAGGGGCGGAGCCAGGGCGAAAGTTACCAATTACGGGGCAACACTGACTGAACTGTGGGTTCCGAACAGTCAAGGTGAGTTTGCCAACATCGCAATCGGCTTCGACAATTTGCAGGATTACCTCGACTGCAAATGCTATTACGGCGCCACCGTCGGTCGTTACGCTAATCGAATTGCGCGCGGCAAGTTTATGCTGGATGGAAAAGAATACAAGTTAGCGCTCAACAACAAAACGTGCACCTTGCATGGTGGCAATGTGGGATTCGACAAAGCGCTCTGGGATGCGTCACAAACAGACGAAAAAACAGTCGTTTTCACGCATTTGAGCAAAGACATGGACGAAGGTTTTCCAGGAAATTTGAGCGCCCGCGTAACATACAAACTGACTGACGACAACAAGTTGGAAATCGAGTTTCAAGCCACCACAGATCGACCTACAATCGTCAACATGACCAACCATGCCTATTTCAACTTGCATGGAGTGGCTATTGGCAATATCCTCGATCATGAGCTGCTCATTCATGCGGATCATTACGTACCGGTTGATGATGCCTTGATTCCCACCGGCGAATTGAAAGAAGTCGCAGGCACTCCTTTTGATTTCCGGCAGTTCCATACAATTGGAGAGCGACATGAAGAAGCCGGCGGCGGCTACGATCACAATTTCTGTTTCCGCAATTGGGAAGACTCGACTGCATTAAAGGCGGAGCTAAAAGCGAGCGGAAGACGTTTAAAAATCTATGCAACACAGCCCGGGCTACAGATTTTTACAAGCCAATCCTTCCACGAACTGGGTGATAAGAGCCCCTACTACGATTTCAGTGGAATTGCGCTGGAAACACAGCACTTTCCCGATTCAATCAACCAAAAGAACTTCCCTGGCAACACAATTTTGCGACCGGGCGAAGAGTATCTTGAAAGATACACTCTGGATTTCACGCCGTAG
- a CDS encoding SGNH/GDSL hydrolase family protein translates to MAATDSKSTRKYFSAALVSVCLLLALDACYSLARPQGKEDRFQLEQSDVLNVLKAYRSEPKTPDLALLGSSLIEVPTIEAAAIAANKPVDRLTHHRCDYLEKELAPAVGYQPTIVSLAVGGEMVSDAYLLAKRLLVGDRAPRAIIYGIGPRDFQDNLMPGVDSSDTFKMLSSMDDVPDLWLSRQLSPESKLALTIENLSGLWGNRTQLASYTNQSMAKTLTPLFPEMKRSISDAPKKTDVRTFIAGMIGPGQAVWHPDDEYMLQNYLQRYNPIAPVQIETQLGYFERLIQLCKARKIPIMIANMPLGEINRKVMAPGFYEKYLADTRRICAEQNVPYVDLNVAPLASKENFLDTVHLNPTGSALLFSMLSKRIDPAIAVALKSDSALATKPAQTY, encoded by the coding sequence ATGGCAGCGACCGATTCAAAATCTACTCGAAAATATTTCAGCGCCGCCCTTGTTTCGGTGTGCCTTTTGCTGGCGCTAGATGCGTGCTATTCACTCGCGCGTCCCCAGGGGAAAGAAGACCGTTTCCAGCTGGAGCAGTCTGATGTTCTCAATGTCTTAAAGGCTTATCGCAGCGAACCCAAAACACCCGATCTTGCATTGCTCGGCTCCTCTCTCATTGAAGTTCCAACCATTGAAGCTGCTGCCATCGCGGCGAATAAACCTGTTGATCGGCTTACCCATCATCGCTGTGATTATCTGGAGAAGGAGCTTGCTCCCGCAGTGGGATATCAGCCAACCATCGTCTCTCTTGCAGTTGGTGGGGAGATGGTCTCTGACGCCTACTTGCTGGCGAAACGTTTATTGGTTGGCGATCGCGCTCCGCGTGCCATCATATACGGTATCGGACCTCGTGACTTTCAAGATAATTTGATGCCTGGTGTCGATTCCAGTGACACGTTTAAGATGTTATCGTCAATGGACGACGTGCCCGACTTGTGGTTGTCGCGGCAACTCTCGCCTGAAAGCAAATTGGCGCTGACGATTGAAAATCTTTCCGGCTTGTGGGGCAATCGCACACAGTTAGCTTCATATACAAATCAGTCGATGGCAAAGACGTTGACTCCGTTATTTCCGGAAATGAAGCGCTCTATTTCCGATGCCCCTAAAAAGACAGATGTGCGTACCTTCATTGCAGGCATGATCGGTCCAGGGCAGGCGGTTTGGCATCCAGACGACGAGTACATGCTGCAGAATTATTTGCAGCGCTATAACCCGATTGCACCGGTTCAAATCGAAACTCAATTGGGTTATTTCGAGCGGCTGATTCAGTTGTGCAAAGCCCGCAAAATACCGATTATGATTGCCAACATGCCGCTCGGTGAAATCAATAGAAAGGTTATGGCGCCTGGATTTTACGAGAAGTATCTGGCTGATACGAGACGAATTTGTGCTGAGCAGAATGTTCCTTACGTTGATTTGAACGTTGCACCGCTCGCTTCGAAGGAAAATTTCCTGGATACTGTTCATTTGAATCCGACCGGCAGCGCGCTTCTGTTTTCGATGCTTTCGAAGCGCATTGATCCTGCAATTGCGGTGGCTTTGAAGTCCGATAGCGCCCTGGCGACCAAGCCAGCACAAACGTACTAG
- a CDS encoding thermonuclease family protein yields MSRVSVMAASCLMSSLSFFSLIAVSVSPAFAETFSAKVVSVPDGDSLNIVRAPGGKSEKVILYGIDCPEMGQEFGQEARAFTDGACYKKEVKVEETGKDPKGRIVANIYLTDGTNLNQKLVEKGLAWWSDKYAPTDKTLKDLFAAAKAQKIGLWSSATKPIPPWLFRNGEKNVGAQIRPKD; encoded by the coding sequence GTGTCAAGAGTAAGTGTAATGGCAGCATCGTGCCTGATGTCCAGTCTCAGTTTTTTCAGTTTGATTGCGGTCTCAGTTTCTCCAGCCTTTGCAGAGACATTTTCAGCCAAGGTCGTGTCGGTTCCAGACGGCGACAGTTTGAATATTGTGCGCGCACCGGGTGGAAAAAGCGAGAAAGTAATTTTGTATGGAATCGATTGCCCGGAGATGGGGCAAGAATTCGGCCAGGAAGCACGTGCCTTCACCGATGGTGCATGCTACAAGAAGGAAGTTAAAGTCGAAGAGACCGGAAAAGACCCTAAAGGGCGCATCGTCGCCAACATCTATCTGACCGATGGCACGAACTTGAATCAGAAGCTAGTGGAAAAAGGATTAGCCTGGTGGAGCGATAAATATGCCCCAACTGACAAAACTTTGAAAGATTTATTTGCCGCGGCAAAAGCGCAAAAAATCGGATTATGGTCATCAGCGACCAAGCCTATTCCACCGTGGCTATTCCGTAACGGCGAAAAAAATGTAGGCGCTCAAATCCGACCGAAAGACTGA
- a CDS encoding 1-acyl-sn-glycerol-3-phosphate acyltransferase, whose product MNKFLSVLFSIYFFASCAVLYSVCAMICLLTAPFDPLRKACHAFSCWWGYHYFQLNPFWKLSYEGVDNIRPDKTYVLIANHQSLADILVIYGLHRRFKWVSKESIFKVPFVGWNMGLNQDVLLRRGDIKSIREMMDVCRTWLKKGCSIALFPEGTRSEDGEIHAFRDGAFRLAMDCGVQVVPIVIDGTFDLLPKGSTTLNFRKHIRIKVLPPVDASVFKGSSGDMRTAVREQMIAALAEMRKQTTTIAEPAPVL is encoded by the coding sequence ATGAACAAATTTTTGTCAGTACTTTTCTCGATTTATTTCTTCGCTTCATGCGCGGTACTCTACTCCGTGTGCGCAATGATTTGTCTGCTTACGGCACCGTTTGATCCACTAAGAAAGGCTTGTCATGCCTTTTCATGCTGGTGGGGATACCACTATTTTCAGCTTAATCCTTTCTGGAAGCTTTCGTATGAAGGTGTCGACAATATTAGACCGGATAAAACATACGTCCTGATAGCTAATCATCAATCGCTCGCAGATATTCTGGTCATCTATGGATTACACAGAAGATTTAAGTGGGTATCCAAAGAATCCATTTTTAAAGTGCCTTTCGTCGGCTGGAACATGGGACTAAATCAAGATGTGCTTCTGCGCCGTGGCGATATCAAAAGTATTCGCGAAATGATGGATGTTTGTCGAACCTGGCTTAAAAAGGGCTGCTCCATTGCGCTGTTTCCGGAAGGCACTCGTTCTGAAGATGGCGAAATACATGCCTTCAGAGATGGTGCGTTCCGACTGGCTATGGACTGTGGAGTGCAAGTGGTGCCGATAGTGATCGATGGAACCTTCGATCTTCTGCCGAAAGGAAGTACGACACTCAACTTTCGAAAGCACATCAGAATTAAGGTGCTGCCGCCTGTGGATGCGAGCGTGTTTAAGGGCAGTTCCGGAGATATGCGCACTGCTGTGCGCGAGCAGATGATTGCAGCGCTGGCTGAAATGCGCAAACAGACCACGACTATTGCCGAACCTGCTCCGGTGCTCTAG